The Vitis vinifera cultivar Pinot Noir 40024 chromosome 8, ASM3070453v1 genome segment TGCAGTCGTGCAATCTAGGATACATCAGGATTGATAAAGTTGAAAATTGGTTCTGAGATGCTGCTAATAGATCAGTAAGCTTGTAAGAAACCTTTTCATTTTAGTGGATTGGTTGGATCCATGGTTTTTGTTTCATGGTTCATATCCCTGTTGATTGGGTCTCCACTGAATTGGTATCCTCCTGTgctgcatttttttatttaagtttacAAATTGTATCTAGATTGATTATTACTACTGGGATTAGGCAAGTTGCAGGCTGGTTATGCATCAGATTTTATAGTATGATCATGGTCAATGGCCTGCTAGATTTGTTTTCTTTACTTAGTAATGCCTATTATCAATGATGCTAATGCCTATATtggaatatcatcaacaacatGATGAAGCAAACAAAGAGATTGAAGTTGATTCATGAAGCTTTGGTAGAGATTTGATGACTAAACTTACAAGTTGAGGTGGACCTGAAAAAAATTCTggaaatctaattttaattctGCAATTTCAAGCATAAAAGCTCAAAGTTCATGATGTGTGGTCTAAAATGACAAATCCTTTAGCAGCAAGAGTGGAGAGAAAGAAGTACTaagatttgaaattttagagtgtgtttgggaGCGCTTTCAAAAGAGGTTCTCAAACAATAGTATTTGAGAAcagttcttaaaaaatagttttcaattgttttaaagaacaaaattatatttggaaaCTCATATAGAAAAAACAGTGTTTGTCTTACCTAAAGATGGCTTCAAACCACTGGAACAATGATCTCAAATGAACCATATGATCTTGAGAAGCCTCACAAAAAATAGTATTGTCATTGACAAACAATAGATGGGAAACTTCCACTCCCTCACCTCGCCTCCCTCTCACCCTAGCCCTTAACAGTTGGTCACCCTCTCTAGCCTTCTTAAGAAGATAGTTGGGAGCCTCCATTGCTAACACAAATAAGTAGGGAGAAAGAAGATCCCCATGTCTTAAGCACTTAGAGCTTTGAAAGAAGTTAGAAGGCATACCATTGACAAGAACAAACAACCTTGCATTATACATGCATTAGAAAGTGTGGAGAGCAACACCTTTATGCCTCTTTTGGACAATttagaaggagagaaatagaaatttttttgagaatataGAACTTTCTATTCAAAggttgaaatttttgtttttgtgcaaCTTATTATCTTGGACAAACTTGTTTATAGAACATATTTCTATATCCTtggttgattttattgattggttggaaTCGGATTGAGGGAGCgagtatttttgttttccctatCCTTTTTGGCGCTTTTTGGTGGCTGTTGTATAAAccatgtgtactttggtgcagcctttttggtgttttaatacaatttgcacttacctatcaaaaagatATGCACCATCTAACCCATTCAATCTCTTTCAAACCAAAGCCTATCTTATCTAGATTGAAAGCAAAAAAGCCCATTTAACATGATCATATGCTTTTTCAATGCCAAACTTACATATAACTCCATAAACATCattttccaacaataaatcgaTGACCTTCTTAGTTATGAGCACTACATTTAGAATTTTTCTTCCCTCCATGAATGTGTTCTAGGATTTGGATACCACTTTACCCACCATCTTCTTTAGCCTACTAGGCAGAACTTTAGTTAGAAGCTTGTAGGCCGAAAATCTTTTAAGTCTTTTGCTCCTCTTTTCTTTGGAAATAACTCTAAGAAGGTGGCATTAAGACTTCTTTCCAACTTACCTTGATAGTAAAATTCACTAAAAAAATCCCATCATCttatccttcacaaaatccctACTGAATTGTTAGAAAGGCATAGAGAAACCATCTAGACTTGGAGCTTTGTCCTCATTTAGCTCTAATAGAGCAATGAACACCTATTCCTCTGAAAAAGGATCCTCCAATTTTACTACTTGAAAATGTCAAAAGGCATTCCAATGATGTTGGGTCTCCACTCCTTAGGATTAAATAAAAGATTGTAGAAAGCCCAAGCCACCCCTTCCTTAATCACATTCTCCTTGGTTAACCAAACTGGTATCTATAATCTTggctaaaataattttttcttttgtgcaCATTGATCATTTTGTGGAAAATTTTAGTGTTTTTATCTCCTTCCTTTAGCCAAATCTCCCTCGATTTCTACCTCCATGAAGCTTCTACTATAAGTACCCATTTTTCATACTCCTCCCTAGCAACCCTCTTTGCTTCCATCTCTTGGGAAAAGGCAACTAGCTTCTCCTTTGAATCCTCAAAACCCATCTGGTTAAAGACCCTTTGAGCCCATCAAAAACCACAGTTTGAGCCTAGTTTAAGCAAAACCTGCCCAAACAGTCAACTCCACCACCAACGAGACCCATGCCATCACCCTCCCTCCTTATATCTAGTTTGCCAGGACTAGGCTTTTCAAGGCCAACGTggttctccactcctttctccTTACTTCTGCAATCAAAGGATGACACGTGTTTTCTTTAGCATGTTACAAAGACGACAACTGGTCCTCCACACACTTGCTTGATGCATGATGCATCATCATCACCCCTAACCTCCAGCCCAATACCACTTCTCCTTGGGACACCTGCAACATCCATTGTGAAAACAACTGGATTGCATCTCACAACTAATTCACTAGCACTTGCAACAGCCTTGACGTTCTCCTCCCATCTAATTTCACCAAAACTCTTGCCCATTGCAAGTTACGGTGAAGAGCGGTATCTTTGTTGACCATAATAAAATCGTTGCAGTAGTCTCCTAGCTTTTTGAACACCTCTTACACCATAAGTGTAGCGGGAATACCACCACTCTCACCCACACTTCCTTAGCATGCACACCTTTTCAGAAACACCCTACCTCTAGAACCCATTTATCCCGGTGCAAAAACTTCTCAGCTTACCTCCTCATACCTTTGAAAAGTACTGACTTTGTGTCTGAAACTTCTTCAAACTCAAACAGGAGAAGGGCACCTCTTAACAAGGAGATCCTTACTCCACCTTTTTCAAAAGCCATTTTTGAGCAGCCTACCTTCTTAATGAGGATTACtttgaaacaaaatatgaaaactaCCCCCACCTCCCAACTAAACAGTGCTTGAAAAACTCCTCCCTAAGCTGCACCTCCTTATCACCTTGCTCAATCCAAGCTGCTTCACCCACTCTTCCAGGAGTCTTCTTTAGTGCGTTTATAAAAGACCCTTACTCTAGCAACACAATGCTACTGCATCCCTCCACATGCTGCTAAGCACCTAGGGCTGGAGAACTACCCTATAGATGAAACCACTCCAAAGTCAATAAAGCTTCTCGAAAAGAATGAGCCATCCCCCAAGAAAACATCTACCTTCAGGGAGTATTAGAGAAACCACTTAGCATCCACAGTGTAAACTGAGCAGTGAATCCTGTCCCATTTGAATAGCGCTCTAGCTTGAAAGCCTCCCTTCTTCATCCCAAACTTTGAATCACTCCTCTTTGTCTTCTTCCCTATGACATGCCTCCACACCTTCCAACAATTGAAACAGGCTCATCTCCCCAAACCAAATCCAACAGGAAAAAGCCTCTACTCCCTCCctaaaatttttcttatcaGCATTCCTTTGACCTCCCAATTGCAATTTCAAAGGACTTAGAATACATGGAAAATCAGCTCCTACTTCCCCTCCTCAAATTACGAGCAAtcctaaatttaattgaaatgtTAAGAGAGTAAACAAGATTACAGTTCTGAAGAGGGAGAGATATTTGGCATCCTATAGAAAACTAGGAATTATTATCTTGAGCCAACACTCCCAGATATCGAATATTAAGAAAGGAGCCAATTCGCTCAATCAAAACACGATGGAGAAGAATTATAAGAATGAAACATAGATGGAATTAGTAAACACCAAATATTTAATATCCTTAAAGAAATGGTAATGACTTCAACTGCTTATAAAGTAAGAGGAAATTAAGATAGTATGATTTCATGTCTTCATTTAATTGTAGGATTTATTGGATAACTAAAAGTTGGTGGGATAACATACTCATAATCAAAGAGTATTTATATAGTGAATTCTATAAAACAAGATCATTCTCAAGACATTGTTAACACTTTGATATATGCCATAACAAAACATTTTCTAGGAGAACCATATTCATATTAAATGTCATGTAGTTATTAAAATCGCAAATGGTATTAAAGCCATGGATCTAAAACTCTCATATTTAATCCCAAGTTAAATTAGATGaccttttttttatcaaactttGTTTAGAAATTGTGTTGATTCATCGTTTTAATCAGTTTGGTTAGctcataaaaagtaaaaaggatGGTCTCAGAGGTGGTCCCATgagatataaattattttaaatgtaaagGTCTAATGAAATTGACaagaaaataagtaatatattaAGGCATTTGTCAtctcaaaatcaatttgataTCCTTAGAAGCATTTCAAACCCTCCCTCAAAATTAGGatcttcctctcattttccTTGAGGCCCTCCACCACTTTTTAGGATGTCTTACTtatgtatcaaatttttatcCCAACTTAAAGAAAAGTGACTAAACCATTATTTCAAATAAGCCCATCtaattttttaagctttttaatctaaaaagttCCATGTTGAGTGTAAATCCGTTATTTGGAAGATCAAGGAATGTTCAAAGTCGTAATAAATTACCATGGAGATTAGatttctttttaatgttttattgaGTTTTTAAGATTTTCTTTGCTAATATACATACAATGAAAATATAATGGACATGTGTGTAATTTGTAAGCATCAATTATGAAACTTCATTGGTGTTCTTCTAGGCGAGGTTTTAAgacttttttatcttttttttttttcctttactctCTTTCTCACTTATCTTGTTTACCACTTCCATGACCTAAACTCCTTTTCCCCCCCTTAAATCCTAAAAGAGTAGAGTCCTGACAACCCTATTTAATTGTAGACAGCTACCTTTGGGTTTGAAACAACTCAAATTCTTTGATTGTGTGCTTTTGTGCCTGTATTTGAGGTGTCTTGATGCTCATCATATACAGGAAACATGCTTGTATGGAGGTATATGTTTGGACAACATTTTTGAAGTTCAGCTTTTGTTTTAGCATATCCTTTTTACTCAGGTGCATAGAATATGAACTAACTTGCTGGGACCAAATGCTATCATTGCTGGTTAGCCCCTCTGTAGTGAATTATTTGAGCTATATTCCATTCTGTAGGTGTCATAACATGTGGATGAGTTTGCATTCATTCATAGAACTGTACTGGCACTCAGCCAATTTACCCTGGATCATGTTTTTTACTCTTTCTCTCcttttgtatatatgtatatctaTAACTTGTCTTTGTAATCTTCTAAATCAGGGCTACAGAAGTGGTCCAGTCCAATGAAGAGTATACAGAGGATGATGTGACCGATCTGGTGGTTAAAGGGTCTGCCCCCCTGGGGTTGCCAGAGCAAGGGCACTTCGACTTCCCGGGGCTACGCAGTGATATTGAAGCCATTGAGCGTAACCTTTTTGGTGGCCTCAACCGTTTCTTTGAAGCAGCTGAAGAAATGAAAAACGGGTTTTTCAGTGTATTTGGGGCTCCACCGGTGTTTGATGGGGAATCTTCCTCGTCATCATCTACAAGGCGAGGGATACCTTTTGAGGGCAGCAATCCTACAAAGGAAGCCTCTGCCGAACCATTTAAGGCTGAGTCGGGATATGGTGATCTTTCTGGATTGGCTAGAGAAGTTTGAAAGCTAGGCCATTTTGTGGCCATCATGCTCTATAGTGGTTTAATTTAGGACAATAATGTTTTGTGGTGACCTTGTCGATATTGTACCTAGTCCTTCTCTTCTTTTCGTTGAATACAGGGCATAGAGATATGGCTCTACCCATCGTAGTGCGTGGGATATTAATTGAACCTTTTGACTATCAGACTCAAAAATTCTTATTCTCTTTCTGAAGTTTTAAACCCCCGTGTTATGCCCCCACCTTTGGTGCAATATCAGAGTAGAAGTCATGTCATGGAGCTTGGTTCTACTTATAATGAGTGTGCACTTGGGTGTGAAAACGAGTATCACGTGTCTTTTCAATTGTTGGGTGAGGGATGTCGTGTCATCTACAGGCTAGGCTTGATGTGTTTTGGGTTCCCACACGTGTTTTGGAGAGAATGCTTGGACCCTGCAGTCTGATCCGTCAACGCCAAGTGGCAAGCAGTGGTTGCAGTCTTCTCATGTCCCAATAGCCATTGGTACCAAGAGATATAATGGAGACTAGGGGGTACGGAAAGAAACTTCAGATTACATTCCCATTGTGATGAGACTTTAAAGTAGAATTCTTTCCCAAGCATCTGATGAACAAAAAGATAAGGGGTTGGGTtatcaaaagagaaaattaccatgtttattttttactcaGGATAGGATTATTGGTATTAGTATCAAATTTATGTTCAATTTGCTTTGATAACTAAGGAGAAAGCTGAAGTAGATATTTTACCTACATGTTTTAAGTGGAGTCAAAAAGGGTGTAATATCTTAGATTGTGGTTGCTTTAGGACCTAGTCATAGGAAGTacctttaaaaaaagaaaaagaccacACGTCCAGAAAATTTCAAATGGAGAATCATTTAAACCGCTACTTGTGACATTGATTGATCCTTGATCCAAGTCGACCTTTTGCCTAGACATCTCTGGAGCGGTTCCTTGGAAATAGGTTTGAGTCAAATCATGGACCAATCACTCTCTCATATGATATATCTCTCTGTGAACTGCACGTGCATTGACCCAGCCCACCACAATCTAAACCCATCAAATCTGGTGGGCTCCCCCATTGAATCTAATTCCACGCCTTTTACCCTTTCCTTACTTCCATCTCCCTTATCTACTCAATGATCAATCTCATTAAAGCGATCTCCCTTATCTACTCAATAAACAATTGATAAATTCTGATGGggtaaaaaccatttttctcatttacagttttacttttctttctttcttttttttaataatttatcttttattttttatcaaatatagcAAATTTTTAGTGTTTGTGTTTGTTTCATCTCAGAAGATCACATATAACCTCAACATTAGTCAACTAAAATCTTTAGATGACTCTGCTAACAAATTCATGATTCTTTCCCACttatattgaaataaaaatactttaattactaaaatatttttatagaattatTAATCATCAAccattcaaaaatgaaaaaagagaaaaaataaaaaataaaaagataaacgAGTGTTACAGTTGTGTTGGCGAGACTTACCATTTCTTTCATTGAACATTGCACCGGCGGGGGCCGGTTGCCGGCTTCGAGGTGCCTCCTCAACCACGTTGTCTTACAGCACAATTTAACACGAATCAATCAAAGCCGTCCATCTCCAGGTGGGGTCCACTACTCTCAATACGCAGAGGCGCCATCTGTGACTGTACCAGCCCTGCACTTTGTGAAACGcgcttttgaattttgaattttccgAACAGAAATACCTGTCACCCGCCCTCCATTTCCTCCGCGTCGAAAACCGTATGAGAGAGAACCTATAAAATCCCGCTCTCACACAGACCTGGTAAACCAAGGTCCACAGCTTTATACTGTTTCTTCTTCAATATCCGTCTCTATCTCAAGCGTTTTTGTTTATGTAATCTCGTGTTGCTTCTCGGGATTTTCGTGATATGAATTCTTCAACGTTGATTATTTTAATCAGTCCCTTGCCTTTTTGGGTTCCTTGtagtttctatttataattGTCCTTTTGGTGAGGAGTGGTCAAGAGATTGAGGTGCTGGTTTTTTCCTGGATTGGATTTGTGATCTTCAAAAGGTTCTGGAATTGGGTCTTTTAGGGTTGCTCAACTGGGTTAATCGGTTTTCGCCTTGTCCGTAAACTGTTGCTTTGAAGATTGTCCTCCAATGTTTTGTCCTTTTGTCTTCAAAATCCTTTCTGTTCCCACCATCTGTTCCAATTTCTTGTAAGATTTTGGCACTTGTTGAATTGCTAATTGGTGAGCAGAGCTTAATTTTGGTGTTTCTACTTTAATTGGTGAGCAAAGAAAtatggcttttttttttgtttaatttttgaatgacAGAAGTGAAGGAAGTGATCAAAAAGAAGGGAGGTTAGTACAAAATGGGGAATAACTGTGTGGGATCCATGGTTCCCGAGCATGGATTGTttgaatcaatttctaattcaATTTGGTGGACGAGAGCCTCGGAGTGTATGACTTCTCATTCTACCGGAGAAGGTGTCAGCGAAACGCAAAGTAAAGAGCAGAAATCTCCTCCTCCTGTTCAAAACAAGCCTCCAGAAGAGGTGGAGCTAATAAATCCGCCAGAGGTAATGAAGATAACAAAGGAAGAGACGAAACCAACACCCACACCGAAGAGGCCACTCCTTA includes the following:
- the LOC100245232 gene encoding fra a 1-associated protein; this translates as MGWVWEDDAGEANTAGDVTGFQNPNLRSEDRCSTRRIVKSQCRTEEVKPGKFVRKCQKTQQILKDCVGRATEVVQSNEEYTEDDVTDLVVKGSAPLGLPEQGHFDFPGLRSDIEAIERNLFGGLNRFFEAAEEMKNGFFSVFGAPPVFDGESSSSSSTRRGIPFEGSNPTKEASAEPFKAESGYGDLSGLAREV